The following is a genomic window from Amycolatopsis australiensis.
TAGTAGGCGTTCCACGGCAGGTCGAGCTTGCACTTGCCGATGTCGATCACGCGGCCGCGGTCGCGGGACAGCTTGGCGGCCAGCTCCACCGGGTCGTTCGTGTTGCCGCCGGCGGCGAGGTACGTCTGGTCGACGCCCGCGCCGTGCGTCAGCTCGTCCACCGCCGTGTCGACGATGCCGGACGCCGGATGTGCGCAGGTCAGTGCGCCGAGGCTCTCGGCGAGCTTGCAGCGTTCCGGGTCGGGGTCGACGCCCACGACGCGCACGCCGGACGAAGTCAGCAGCTGCACGACCAGCTGGCCGATCAGCCCGAGCCCGATGACCAGGGCGACGTCGCCGATCTGGGGCTCGCCGCGGCGGACGCCCTGCATGGCGATCGACCCGACCGTGCCGAACGCCGCGTGCCGCGGGTCGACGCCGGCGGGCACGCGCGAGTAGAGGTTCTTCGGCACCCAGTTCAGCTCGGCGTGCAAGGCGTGCTCGTTGCCCGCGCAGGCCACGAGGTCGCCCACCGCCACGTCGGTGATGCCCTCGCCGACCTGCTCGACGATGCCGCACAGCGAGTAGCCGAGCGGGGTGTAGGAGTCCAGTTTGGACGTCACCTTGCGGTAGGTCGCCGAAAGGCCGTTCGTGGCGACGCTCTGCATCACCTTCGCCACCTGGTCCGGGCGGGCCTTCGCCTTGCCCACCAACGACATGCTGGCCTCGGACACCTTCATCATCTCGGTGCCGGTGGAGATCAGCGAGTACACCGTCCGCACCAGCACGCCGCCGGGCTTGCAGGCGGGCTCGGGGACATCGAGGAGCGCCAGCTCACCGCTCTTGTAGTTCTGGACTACCTGCTTCACTTCGCTCCCGCTCCAGACATCGCGTTCCGGTACCAGTACTCAAGGGTCAAGACGTGCCAGAGGTGCTTGCCGCGGTCTTCCTGACCGGCGGCGTCCTCGGCGACCATGCGCTGCAGCGCCTCGCGCTGCAGGAAACCCGACGAAACGAGCACGCCTTCGTTGACGACTTCCCGCACCAGCGGCGCGAGATCGCGGCTCATCCAGGCCCGCAGCGGCGCGCTGAACAGGCCCTTCGGCCGGTGCACGATCTCGCTCGGCAGGATGTTCAGCGCCGCGTTCTTCAGCGCCACCTTGCCCGCGCGGCCGACGATCTTCTTGTTCCCCGGGATCTTGAACGCCGCCCGCACGACCTCGACGTCGACGAACGGCGTCCGCACCTCGGTGGACGCCGCCATCGTGGACCGGTCGGTGTAGGTCAGGTTCAGGCCCGGCAGGAACAGCCGCGAGTCGGCCAGGCACATGCGGTTGACGAAGTCGTCGAGCGCCTGGTCGTGGTAGGTGTCCGCGTGCTCGGTCAGGACGTCGTCGACGGACGGCGCGAGGTCCGGGTTGACCAGGCCGAGCAGCTCCGACCGGTCGTACATCGTGTAGCTGCGCCGGAACGCCGTCTCCTCGGGCAGGCCCGCGAAGGACAGGAACCGCTTGGCGAACCGCACCGACCGGTACCCGCGCTTGGCCGACGCCACCGGCAACCGGTCCACCAGGGACTCGACGGGCTTGCGCACCGCGCCGGGAACCTTGTGGTAGCGCAACGCGATCAGGTTCGCGAGGTGCTTGCGATATCCGGCGAACAGCTCGTCCGCGCCCATCCCGGACAGCATCACCTTGACGCCGGCGTCGCGCGCGGCCGTGCAGATGAGGAACGAGTTGATCGCCGCCGGGTCGCCGATCGGCTCGTCGAGGTGGTAGGTCATCTTCGGCAGCAGGTCGAGCACCTGCGGCGCGATCTCGATCTCGTGCAGGTCGACGCCGAACTGCCGTGCCACGATCCGGGCGTACTCGAGGTCGTCCGGCATGGCCTCGAACTTGGCGTCCTCGGCGCGGAACCCGATGGTGTAGGCCGAGATCCCCGGCTGTGAACGCGCGGCCAGCGCCGTCAGGTAGCTGGAGTCGAGGCCGCCGGAGAGGAACGTCGCCACCGGGACGTCGGAGATCAGGTGCTTGGCCGTCGACTCGGCGATCACGGCGTGCAGGTCGACCTCGCCGTCGAAGGCCGCGCCCTCTTCGGCGACCTCCCGCAGCGACCAGAACCGGCCGCGGTCGACCTGCCCGTCCGGGCGGCAACGCAGCCACGTACCCGGCTGCAGCTTCTCCGCGCCCTGGTAGGCGCACCGGCTGTCCGGCACCCAGTAGTAGAGCAGCGACGCGATCAACGCCGCGTTGTCGACCTGAAGCGACCCGCCCAGCTCGCCGGCGAGCGCCTTCAGCTCGGAGGCGAACGCGACGCCGCCGTTGCGCTGGACGAAGAACAGCGGCTTGATGCCCAGCTGGTCACGGACCAGGAACAGCTCGCCGGTGCCCTCCTCGAACATCGCGAAGGCGAACATCCCCCGCAGTTTCGGCAGGCAGTCCGTGCCCCAGCGCCGCCACGCCTGCAGCAGCACCTCGGTGTCGGACGTGCCGCGGAAGCGCACGCCCGCCGCGGAAAGCTCGGCCCGCAGCTCCGGCGCGTTGTACAGCTCGCCGTTGTAGCTCAGCGCGAGGCCGTCCAGGACCATCGGCTGGGCGCCGGTCTCGGTCAGGTCGACGATCGAGAGCCGCCGGTGTCCCAAGTGGACGTCACCGGCGCCGGCGCGGTGCTCGTAGCGGCCGGAGCCGTCGGGGCCGCGGTGGGCGAGGGTCTTGGTCAGCCGGTCGGTGAGCGGCCCGCCGTCCGGCCAGAGGTAGGTGCCTGCGATGCCGCACATCTCGAGCGGGTTCCCCTTCGTCTCGACGCGGTGGTCAGGAGACCTCCGCGCTCTTTTCGGACTCGAGCTCGGCGTTCAGTTCGCCTTTGTGCGTGGGCTCGCCCTGGTCCCGCTTGAACGGCGTCGGCCGCTTCGGCGGCTTGACCGGGGCGAACTTCTTCGTCGGCGCGTCCAGGTGGTCCGGGACGCTCACGGTGCCGGGTGGCGGCAGCGGCGAGGACGGCAGCTTGGGTCCGGCCAGCGGCGGCGGGACCACCGGCCGGACCGGCGCGATCCGCCGTGTCGGCGGTTCGGCCACCGCGACGCGCTCGGCGATGCGGGCGGCGAGTTCGTCGAGGCGGTCTTCCTGCTCGACCGGGTCGCGCCGGGCCGTGAGCTTGGCGCGGCCGCGCAACGCCGTGTGCAGGCCGTCCCACAGCGTGCCGTCGGACTTGTCGCGCGGGTCCGGGTCGACCAGCACGACGCCGACGACCGGGATCTGCTGCTCGGCGAGCTGCCGCGCGACCGTGTGCAGCCACAGCGTGTTCGCGTGCCCGGCCTTGACGACCAGCACGGCCTCCTGGCCGAGGTGTTCCAGATCGGTCCACGCCGCGCCGGGCGACACCGTGCCGACGCCGATCCGGCGCTCGTCCGGCGTGGGACCGGGGTCGCCGGCGCCGACGACGGTGACCTCGCTGTGCGTCTCGGCGGCCAGCCGGCGGACGTCTTCGGCGGGCAGGTCGTCGACGAGGCTCGCCTCGCCGGTGGCGGCGAGTTCCTCGGCGATGTCGAGCGCGAGCGCGGCGGCGACCTTCGGCGCCCCCAGCTCCAGCAGCGACACGGCGGGCTTGTCCTGCCGGATCACGCGGACCAGCGTCGTGGCGACCCGCTTGCGTTCGGCCACCGCGTGCGAGCGCCGCCACAGCCGGGCCGGGCCACGGGGCTTCGACGGCAGCTGGGCGATCACGGACGCGCCGAGGTGCGTCGAGATCTCGCGGCGCAGCACCGGCCGGTCGCGCGACACCGCGCCGACGGCGGCCAGCGCGAGCCCGACGGCCAGGCCGAGCGCGAAGCCGATGCCCGAGTTGGTCGCGGTGGACTTGAGGAACGTCTTGGGC
Proteins encoded in this region:
- the asnB gene encoding asparagine synthase (glutamine-hydrolyzing), translating into MCGIAGTYLWPDGGPLTDRLTKTLAHRGPDGSGRYEHRAGAGDVHLGHRRLSIVDLTETGAQPMVLDGLALSYNGELYNAPELRAELSAAGVRFRGTSDTEVLLQAWRRWGTDCLPKLRGMFAFAMFEEGTGELFLVRDQLGIKPLFFVQRNGGVAFASELKALAGELGGSLQVDNAALIASLLYYWVPDSRCAYQGAEKLQPGTWLRCRPDGQVDRGRFWSLREVAEEGAAFDGEVDLHAVIAESTAKHLISDVPVATFLSGGLDSSYLTALAARSQPGISAYTIGFRAEDAKFEAMPDDLEYARIVARQFGVDLHEIEIAPQVLDLLPKMTYHLDEPIGDPAAINSFLICTAARDAGVKVMLSGMGADELFAGYRKHLANLIALRYHKVPGAVRKPVESLVDRLPVASAKRGYRSVRFAKRFLSFAGLPEETAFRRSYTMYDRSELLGLVNPDLAPSVDDVLTEHADTYHDQALDDFVNRMCLADSRLFLPGLNLTYTDRSTMAASTEVRTPFVDVEVVRAAFKIPGNKKIVGRAGKVALKNAALNILPSEIVHRPKGLFSAPLRAWMSRDLAPLVREVVNEGVLVSSGFLQREALQRMVAEDAAGQEDRGKHLWHVLTLEYWYRNAMSGAGAK
- a CDS encoding Wzz/FepE/Etk N-terminal domain-containing protein, translating into MTTPTETAPLVDLQRLFVAIRRRKRFWLATALFGLIAGALVGIVLPAPPTAVTKVIVVHQDDSPTDSGTLMRTDVAVLQTTQIAEGALKKLGSTEPPEEFMKNYAGLGLTNNVMQITVKAKSDGEAVAQAKALAETFIADHVKRSQAAAAAQSQAILDQRKNAQDELGKVEQQIVEEEGKGRQASQPDLENLYSRRAALTAQISDFTSRAQQAGIGSPQVAAGTQVVDAARPLPKTFLKSTATNSGIGFALGLAVGLALAAVGAVSRDRPVLRREISTHLGASVIAQLPSKPRGPARLWRRSHAVAERKRVATTLVRVIRQDKPAVSLLELGAPKVAAALALDIAEELAATGEASLVDDLPAEDVRRLAAETHSEVTVVGAGDPGPTPDERRIGVGTVSPGAAWTDLEHLGQEAVLVVKAGHANTLWLHTVARQLAEQQIPVVGVVLVDPDPRDKSDGTLWDGLHTALRGRAKLTARRDPVEQEDRLDELAARIAERVAVAEPPTRRIAPVRPVVPPPLAGPKLPSSPLPPPGTVSVPDHLDAPTKKFAPVKPPKRPTPFKRDQGEPTHKGELNAELESEKSAEVS